TGCTGGGCTCTTGTTGGGCATTGTTTCTGCCAGGAAACCCAATACTTTCCTTGATTATTTATGTACAGCTTTCAGCAGTTATAGTATCTCTGTACCTGTTTATGTAAGCTCGATTTTCATGATATTTATTTTTTCTCTTAAATTTCACTGGTTTCCCAGCGGTGGATTTAGTTTTGGGGAGCCAAGAACCTGGATTATGCCCATTATTGCCTATGGCCTCTTTCCTTTTGGGATAATTGCTCGTTATACTCGTTCCAGTATGCTCGAGGTTCTAAACGAACCATATATTCTAACTGCCAAAGCAAAAGGCCTCCCCGACTGGTATATTTTGATTCGCCATGCCTTTAAAAATGCCTTAATACCCGTCATTACTATTTTATTACCAATGTTTACTGGAGTGATGACCGGCAGCATTTTAATAGAAAAAGTGTTCCGTATCCCTGGATTAGGTGGATACTTTGTTACCAGCATTTACAAGCGTGATTATCCCCTTGAAATGACTCTTATGCTTTTTATTTCAG
Above is a genomic segment from Candidatus Atribacteria bacterium ADurb.Bin276 containing:
- the dppB_1 gene encoding Dipeptide transport system permease protein DppB, which produces MVVYIIKRILSSLVSLIIVTIIIFSVMHSIPGGPFDEEKMPLSPAAKEKILEMYGLNDPLYVQYFKFMWNALHFNFGKSYQSPGEEIIDLVKRTLPISVFMGGLGLAWAITAGLLLGIVSARKPNTFLDYLCTAFSSYSISVPVYVSSIFMIFIFSLKFHWFPSGGFSFGEPRTWIMPIIAYGLFPFGIIARYTRSSMLEVLNEPYILTAKAKGLPDWYILIRHAFKNALIPVITILLPMFTGVMTGSILIEKVFRIPGLGGYFVTSIYKRDYPLEMTLMLFISVSLSLTYLVTDIVYTIVDPRVRLGKGKK